A single region of the Procambarus clarkii isolate CNS0578487 chromosome 94, FALCON_Pclarkii_2.0, whole genome shotgun sequence genome encodes:
- the LOC123747287 gene encoding clavesin-1: MGSPHGAAEVSDVLGEDHYVCTLPSEVKKIASRDLNEDDASRAAGLQQMRNFVRRNPAITKCRLDGNFLLRFLRMKKFRVQESQDLLVKYLHMRREHPQWFTGLDVRDPDIDELVSCGYFFALPERDDSGRRVFLNIAGRLDTTRFNSAQMMRTMQMGCESLLEDEENQVRGFTYIFDEKDVGFALVALWTPSDVAKAFQCCEKSVPMRHKEIHILNLPTALHAVFEITKTFLSDKIKNRFQVHSDEAGLRQSVPTRILPKEYGGTIPIADMIQMYKKELLAVRSRVVMLDQMNINKKPKTKKIEKAINTIQRNFKKLDID; encoded by the exons ATGGGCAGCCCGCACGGTGCGGCGGAGGTGAGCGACGTCTTGGGGGAGGATCACTACGTCTGTACCCTTCCCTCGGAGGTCAAGAAAATTGCCTCCAGGGACCTGAACGAAGACGATGCGAGCCGCGCTGCCGGTCTCCAGCAGATGCGGAACTTCGTGAGGAGGAACCCGGCCATCACCAAGTGCAGGCTCG ATGGGAACTTTCTGTTGCGGTTCCTGCGGATGAAGAAGTTTCGTGTGCAGGAGTCGCAGGACCTGCTGGTGAAGTACCTCCACATGCGGAGGGAGCATCCGCAGTGGTTCACCGGCCTCGACGTCCGTGACCCCGACATCGACGAACTCGTCTCTTGTGGCTATTTCTTCGCCCTGCCAGAACGGGACGACTCCGGCCGCAGGGTGTTCCTCAACATTGCAG GCAGGTTGGACACCACTCGCTTCAACTCCGCCCAGATGATGAGGACCATGCAGATGGGTTGTGAATCCCTTTTAGAAGACGAGGAGAACCAAGTGCGAGGTTTCACTTATATCTTCGACGAGAAGGACGTTGGGTTCGCCCTCGTAGCCTTGTGGACCCCGTCAGACGTCGCCAAGGCATTCCAGTGTTGTGAG AAGTCCGTGCCGATGCGTCACAAGGAGATCCACATCCTTAACCTGCCCACCGCCCTCCACGCTGTCTTCGAAATTACCAAGACGTTCCTCTCCGATAAGATCAAGAACAGGTTCCAG GTCCACAGCGACGAGGCCGGGCTGAGGCAGAGTGTTCCTACCCGGATCCTGCCCAAGGAGTACGGCGGCACCATCCCTATTGCTGACATGATCC AGATGTACAAGAAGGAGCTGTTGGCGGTACGAAGTCGCGTGGTGATGCTCGACCAGATGAACATCAACAAGAAGCCCAAGACCAAGAAGATCGAGAAGGCGATCAACACCATCCAGCGGAACTTTAAGAAACTTGACATTGACTAA